A single genomic interval of Primulina huaijiensis isolate GDHJ02 chromosome 7, ASM1229523v2, whole genome shotgun sequence harbors:
- the LOC140980257 gene encoding glucomannan 4-beta-mannosyltransferase 2-like: MVEVDAKNIVLEWVLGSTEGDITEIIGQILGIIKLFFMVPLLRICLYICLFLSLLLSLEWLHLVIVSVLLKLFRKKPEKRYKFEEIKDDLEGGSEAFPFVLVQIPIANEVEVHKLSIGAACKFSWPADKLLIQVLDDSSDQANKGMIEKECIRWANEGINIRYQARDTREGYKAGALKQGMEQDYVKQCEYVAIFDVDFQPEPDFLRRAIPFLVHNPEIGLVQARWRFVNADACVLTRLQEMSLDFHFRFEQEVGSSGYGFFGFNGSGGIWRINAMNDAGGWDWRTTAEDMDLSVRAGLKGWEFLYLGDLQVKSELPSSIKSYRSQQHRWFCAPANLFRTTIIQIAINKKVSLKKKLYMMLSFFFVRKVVGHVFIFLFYCVVLPLTILFPEVVIRKDGAILAPCFITGVNTLFGTPRSIYLILHWILFETAMSFRRTKAIFVGLFRAKSVNEWVVTEKLGDSLNNKTNTESTTQKHHRIRFKALKDRILLPEIVIAVFLLACGWYGFVYHRKQYYYYIYMFLQVIFLILAGFSCFGLKNM; the protein is encoded by the exons ATGGTTGAAGTTGATGCGAAGAATATAGTGCTGGAATGGGTTCTGGGATCGACCGAGGGAGACATTACGGAGATAATTGGGCAGATTTTGGGGATCATTAAGTTGTTTTTTATGGTTCCATTGCTCAGAATTTGCCTCTATATTTGCTTGTTTCTGTCACTCTTATTGTCTCTGGAGTGGCTTCATTTGGTGATTGTGAGTGTTCTTTTGAAGCTCTTCCGGAAGAAACCGGAAAAGAGATATAAGTTCGAGGAGATTAAGGATGATTTGGAGGGAGGAAGTGAGGCTTTCCCCTTTGTTCTTGTTCAGATTCCCATTGCCAATGAAGTTGAG GTTCACAAGCTGTCAATTGGTGCAGCGTGTAAATTCTCCTGGCCTGCCGATAAGCTATTGATTCAAGTACTCGATGACTCCTCTGATCAAGCGAACAAG GGTATGATTGAGAAAGAATGTATTAGGTGGGCAAACGAAGGCATTAATATTAGATACCAAGCAAGGGACACCAGGGAGGGTTACAAAGCTGGAGCTCTTAAACAAGGCATGGAGCAAGATTATGTCAAACAATGTGAATATGTAGCCATATTCGACGTCGATTTTCAACCAGAACCGGACTTTCTGAGGCGAGCCATACCATTTCTCGTGCACAACCCCGAAATTGGTCTCGTGCAAGCTCGTTGGAGATTTG TAAATGCAGATGCGTGTGTGTTGACAAGATTGCAGGAAATGTCATTGGACTTCCATTTCAGATTTGAACAAGAAGTTGGTTCATCTGGCTATGGATTTTTCGGATTCAACG GAAGTGGTGGAATATGGAGAATTAATGCAATGAATGATGCTGGTGGGTGGGATTGGAGAACCACAGCAGAAGACATGGATCTTTCTGTACGGGCGGGGCTTAAGGGTTGGGAATTTCTTTACCTAGGAGATCTTcag gTGAAAAGTGAACTTCCTAGTTCAATAAAATCCTACCGTTCTCAGCAGCATCGATGGTTTTGTGCTCCAGCCAATTTGTTTAGGACCACTATCATTCAAATTGCCATTAACAAG AAGGTGTCATTGAAGAAGAAACTTTACATGATGCTTAGTTTCTTCTTTGTCCGAAAGGTGGTCGGCCATGTCTTcatattcttgttttattgTGTGGTTCTGCCATTGACGATTCTGTTCCCCGAAGTCGTTATCCGGAAAGATGGTGCCATTTTAGCTCCTTGCTTCATCACGGGGGTTAACACACTCTTTGGAACTCCAAG GTCAATCTATCTTATTTTACATTGGATCCTTTTTGAAACGGCAATGTCTTTTCGCCGAACAAAGGCTATATTCGTCGGGTTGTTCCGAGCTAAAAGTGTCAACGAATGGGTTGTGACCGAAAAGCTTGGAGACTCACTCAACAATAAAACCAACACTGAATCAACTACACAAAAACACCATAGAATACGATTCAAAGCCCTCAAAGACAG AATATTGCTACCAGAGATTGTGATTGCAGTGTTTCTATTAGCATGTGGATGGTATGGCTTCGTCTATCATCGAAAACAATACTATTACTACATATACATGTTCCTTCAAGTGATCTTCTTAATACTTGCTGGATTTAGCTGCTTTGGCCTAAAAAATATGTGA